In the Chlorobium limicola DSM 245 genome, one interval contains:
- the avs3a gene encoding AVAST type 3 anti-phage nuclease/ATPase Avs3a: MSNSDLVRYSRDGDQFHYLWAARRCLPLLSYSSGLVAVSIEGASTSESDSGSAIEAGEELIDIAEYYGSENFERADSIKYYQLKHSTQHPNEPWTASGLKKTLKGFAEWYVSKCHQYGTEQCQQKLHFYFVSNRPINSNVLETVAEVAAGANASHPIELKKFKEHTGLTGDELSRFCRLLHLDGQHEGYWDQRNILIQEVSGYLPGADMDAPVQLKELVNRKALSESSNNPTITKTDLLRAFGTDETYLFPAPSCIIDTDNIVPREQEETLIAKIVGGDFTSVIIHADGGVGKSVFATRIRHGLPLGSVCLLYDCFGNGQYRNTSAYRHRHKDALVQIANELSSIGLCHPLIPKSYADSTAYLKAFKHRVNQSITSIREMHPEALLCIVIDAADNAQMLADELGESRSFARDLLRENIPDGVRLIVTARTHRLKLLDPPYGALQLELCPFSRSETANLLRLTFPDATEQDVDEFHRLSSQNPRVQANALSIKMPLQEILRTLGPNPTTVDNTISNLLDRALHELRDRVGKTEGEQINLICAGLASLRPLIPIKVLASISGVEEAAVKSFAYDLGRPLMVAGETIQFFDEPAETWFRDHFKPEASDLAKFIEILRPLASKSAYVAAALPQLMLEAGQFSELLELALSTEGLPEGSPLEKRDVELQRLQFALKASLRAKRYADAAKLALKAGGETAAESRQHNLIQENTDLAAVFMNSTLVQELVSRRTFADSWMGSHHAYEAGLFSAFPELRGEARSRLRMAHEWIRNWASLNEKDREQERVEDIDIAEIVMTAFNIQGADAAAKYLRRWSPREVSYRVGRIVAERLIDHERYSDLNDLALAAGNDLGLVLAVTTEFRRIHRCPPAEVIGRALRLLSNSKSKLLQEERFDHKEKLLGAVTSLVEAACQLSLRDPKELAAFLNCFLSDTPPRSLSSRFGARFYFLRAYSLKAAMDGVVLELNDLAHPDFRKELEKQNSHYDSQGAREFKEAIGALLPWHQLWVKVFLGNVPADQLSEAITEACAVSSKADSISYRDESNTADEVAELWFDILVMAGGAQETRLKEFDTWSATLKRPLFTTTFNSIARISARHKPMQTKSFGYAKQSFELTQNEREDASSKVTSYVAIARAILAVSESDSKAYFDQAVDVASNIGDENLDRWSSILYLADRAADPKKPVQEVAYRLSRCAELTYEYVVRDKYFDWEATVRAIAALCPSSCLTILSRWRDRKFGWAERLLPEAFKFLVDERGLDALAPMALIGFRAQWDKVRLLSSSIEVCKSLTQKIAVANYIYRYMRLDEHDVATWQKLKTIATAHGFTLEAIDDLIAHGERKERSSKSIDYNSVHHYDADQASARGAERDWDGVFAQVDLTTPNGISDAYHQFKSTEPPYYHDRFFSEACNRVEIGKENKFIQSLTEVPEFELYQFRSFLDQLPDNWRQRPGIKIALRDTLIVFCQRYCMEINRSRYYEIFPFALACKVYGLSESAIADIVIEAIAGTAEELSSGQLFTLTGILALRIDQAEALGVLRFGLDLFDDFLKENDGDGVWSDDLIPPSDINGAIAGYVWAGLAAPSSSLRWQAAHAVRGLCFLERTDILRSLIQLAERGTAGPFADHTLHFYNLHARQWLLIALARAAMESPDSVIPYTDFLVKIALDGSPHVLIRDFATKSLQALKQTGRWIVDDETSKKLLAVNTSSFPVQFTKSFERVNARRMNGPESSRDWEYYFGIDIGPYWFSRLGELFALSQNEISKDVAHVIEFEWGLVSREIYRNDQRLSKKIYSYDDTSHSHGDIPRTDDLQFYLAYHGMMTVAGKLLLTDPLHQNPDYPEDDFQDWLGGHNLTRKDGRWLTDRRDPQPLEWPDWKDEKDTDEWSCSVQVVDFDRVLGIGHERLNLWGYWTAISRKQEESVRISSAFVTRDRSDALLRALQTTTNSHDYRIPDAVDDLQIDQGRYQLKGWVLDRDRSSGLDEFDPWSGDIRYPPIKPAKFVIEALPIVTDLDGRVWTREDNDQNVIWCEIWGHHPNKQDENGVEEGRRLIVELGYLTELLKLVDRDLIIKVAVDRKILRSRYEHNKETKPGYVPPDTRIYLFKSDGRICTV; this comes from the coding sequence ATGAGCAACAGTGATTTAGTTCGCTATAGCAGAGATGGTGATCAATTTCACTACTTGTGGGCAGCACGGCGTTGTCTACCATTGCTCTCATATTCATCTGGATTGGTGGCGGTTTCAATCGAAGGGGCTTCAACGTCTGAAAGCGATAGCGGTTCTGCCATAGAAGCCGGTGAAGAGCTTATCGATATTGCCGAATATTATGGGAGTGAAAATTTTGAGAGAGCTGATTCTATCAAGTATTATCAGCTCAAACATTCGACCCAGCATCCGAACGAGCCTTGGACAGCCAGCGGATTAAAAAAAACGCTCAAAGGATTTGCTGAATGGTATGTGTCAAAATGCCATCAGTATGGCACAGAACAATGTCAACAAAAGCTGCACTTTTATTTTGTTTCTAATCGACCGATAAACAGCAACGTTCTGGAGACGGTTGCCGAGGTTGCTGCTGGTGCTAACGCGAGCCATCCAATAGAACTGAAAAAATTTAAAGAACATACTGGCCTAACGGGTGATGAATTATCTCGCTTTTGCCGGTTACTGCATCTGGACGGGCAGCATGAAGGGTATTGGGATCAACGAAACATACTGATACAAGAAGTCAGTGGATATCTGCCCGGTGCTGACATGGATGCTCCAGTACAGCTTAAAGAACTTGTAAATCGTAAGGCGCTTTCTGAGAGCTCGAATAATCCGACGATTACCAAAACAGATTTATTGAGGGCATTCGGGACTGATGAGACTTACCTTTTTCCCGCACCCAGTTGCATCATAGATACGGATAACATTGTGCCTCGTGAACAAGAGGAGACACTGATCGCCAAAATCGTAGGCGGAGATTTCACTTCCGTAATCATTCACGCAGACGGTGGTGTTGGTAAGTCCGTTTTTGCAACACGAATTAGGCACGGGCTTCCCTTGGGATCTGTTTGCCTTCTTTATGATTGCTTCGGTAATGGACAGTACCGCAATACAAGTGCATATCGACATAGACACAAAGATGCTCTGGTGCAGATAGCAAACGAACTATCGAGTATCGGTCTCTGTCATCCACTTATTCCCAAATCGTATGCCGATTCAACCGCGTATCTAAAAGCTTTTAAACACCGGGTCAATCAAAGCATTACGTCAATAAGAGAAATGCATCCAGAAGCATTGCTTTGTATAGTCATTGATGCTGCTGATAATGCACAAATGTTGGCTGATGAACTTGGCGAGTCGAGATCTTTCGCGCGTGATCTGTTACGTGAAAACATTCCAGACGGGGTGCGTCTGATTGTGACTGCCAGAACTCATCGTCTTAAATTGCTTGACCCTCCGTATGGTGCCCTTCAGCTTGAATTGTGTCCATTTAGCCGATCAGAAACAGCGAATTTACTTCGACTGACGTTTCCTGATGCAACAGAGCAGGATGTTGATGAGTTTCACCGGCTAAGCTCGCAAAATCCTCGCGTTCAAGCGAATGCTCTATCCATTAAAATGCCATTGCAAGAAATTCTTCGGACACTTGGCCCAAATCCGACTACCGTTGATAATACGATCTCAAATTTGCTTGATCGTGCACTTCATGAGCTTCGAGATAGAGTTGGGAAGACGGAAGGCGAGCAGATCAATCTTATCTGTGCAGGACTCGCTTCTCTTCGGCCTCTCATTCCGATCAAGGTACTGGCTTCAATTTCCGGAGTTGAGGAAGCGGCAGTGAAAAGCTTTGCCTATGACCTTGGCCGCCCACTTATGGTAGCAGGAGAGACCATCCAGTTTTTCGATGAACCTGCTGAAACATGGTTCAGAGATCATTTCAAACCTGAAGCGTCTGACCTCGCAAAATTCATTGAGATTCTGAGACCCCTCGCTTCAAAAAGTGCTTATGTGGCAGCAGCACTTCCACAGTTGATGTTGGAAGCTGGCCAATTTTCCGAACTGTTGGAGCTGGCCCTATCAACAGAGGGTCTTCCCGAAGGTAGTCCGCTTGAAAAACGTGACGTGGAATTGCAACGGTTGCAGTTTGCACTTAAAGCCAGCCTGCGTGCAAAACGCTATGCTGATGCGGCAAAGCTTGCTTTAAAAGCTGGCGGTGAAACGGCTGCCGAAAGTCGTCAACATAATCTTATTCAGGAAAACACCGATTTGGCTGCCGTATTTATGAATTCAACTCTTGTCCAGGAACTGGTGTCGCGCCGGACATTTGCGGACAGTTGGATGGGTTCTCATCATGCCTATGAGGCGGGATTATTTTCTGCGTTTCCCGAGCTGCGAGGTGAAGCTCGTAGCCGATTGAGAATGGCTCATGAATGGATTCGAAACTGGGCAAGTCTCAACGAAAAAGACAGGGAACAAGAAAGGGTTGAAGATATTGACATTGCTGAAATAGTGATGACAGCGTTCAATATTCAAGGTGCCGATGCCGCAGCAAAGTATTTGCGTCGCTGGTCTCCTCGTGAGGTTTCGTACCGGGTGGGACGAATTGTTGCAGAGAGATTAATTGATCATGAGAGATATTCGGATTTGAACGACCTCGCGTTAGCAGCAGGAAATGATCTCGGGCTTGTTCTGGCAGTGACAACAGAATTTCGACGAATTCACCGATGCCCACCAGCGGAAGTTATAGGACGTGCGTTGAGGTTGCTGAGTAACTCGAAATCGAAATTGTTGCAAGAAGAACGTTTTGATCACAAGGAAAAACTGCTTGGAGCAGTGACCTCCCTCGTTGAAGCTGCATGCCAACTTTCGTTGCGTGATCCAAAGGAATTGGCAGCCTTTCTCAATTGTTTTTTATCCGATACCCCTCCGCGAAGCCTTTCATCTCGTTTTGGAGCAAGATTTTATTTTCTCCGTGCTTATTCGCTCAAGGCGGCGATGGATGGTGTGGTATTAGAGCTGAACGACCTCGCGCACCCTGATTTTCGGAAAGAGTTGGAGAAACAGAACTCACATTACGATTCACAGGGTGCGCGAGAATTTAAAGAGGCTATAGGAGCGCTTTTGCCTTGGCACCAACTTTGGGTTAAAGTTTTTCTCGGGAATGTACCCGCAGATCAGCTAAGTGAAGCTATCACGGAAGCCTGCGCGGTGTCCTCCAAAGCCGATAGTATCAGCTATCGCGACGAATCGAATACGGCTGATGAGGTCGCTGAGCTATGGTTCGATATCCTGGTAATGGCCGGTGGGGCACAAGAAACAAGATTGAAAGAGTTCGACACCTGGAGTGCTACCTTGAAGCGCCCACTTTTCACAACGACCTTCAATAGTATTGCCCGAATCAGCGCACGCCATAAGCCAATGCAGACCAAATCCTTTGGTTATGCCAAACAGTCATTTGAATTAACCCAAAATGAGAGAGAAGATGCCAGCTCAAAAGTTACTTCATACGTTGCAATAGCACGGGCTATTTTGGCCGTCAGCGAATCCGATTCGAAGGCGTATTTTGATCAAGCTGTTGACGTGGCGAGTAATATTGGGGATGAAAATCTGGATCGCTGGTCGTCGATTCTCTATCTGGCCGATCGCGCTGCTGATCCCAAAAAACCTGTACAGGAAGTTGCTTACAGGCTCTCTCGGTGTGCGGAACTTACGTATGAGTACGTGGTTCGTGATAAATATTTTGACTGGGAAGCAACGGTCAGAGCTATTGCTGCCCTATGCCCTTCATCTTGTCTGACAATACTCAGTCGGTGGAGGGACAGGAAGTTTGGTTGGGCAGAGCGGTTATTACCTGAAGCATTTAAGTTTCTTGTGGACGAAAGAGGACTTGATGCATTAGCTCCGATGGCCCTCATTGGTTTCCGTGCCCAATGGGATAAAGTGAGATTGTTGAGTTCCTCAATCGAAGTCTGTAAATCCCTGACACAGAAGATTGCAGTAGCTAACTACATCTATCGTTATATGCGTCTGGATGAACACGATGTGGCGACCTGGCAAAAACTGAAAACCATCGCCACAGCACACGGGTTCACCTTGGAGGCAATTGATGATTTAATTGCACATGGTGAACGAAAAGAGCGTTCCTCAAAATCAATTGATTACAACTCAGTTCATCATTACGATGCCGACCAAGCGTCTGCGCGTGGCGCAGAACGGGATTGGGATGGGGTGTTTGCCCAAGTAGATCTGACTACCCCAAACGGCATTTCAGATGCCTACCACCAGTTCAAATCTACAGAGCCTCCATACTATCATGATCGTTTCTTCAGCGAAGCATGCAACCGGGTTGAAATTGGAAAAGAAAACAAGTTTATCCAATCATTGACCGAAGTACCAGAGTTTGAATTGTACCAATTTCGGAGTTTTCTTGATCAACTGCCTGACAACTGGCGACAGCGGCCAGGAATAAAAATTGCACTTCGGGATACACTCATAGTTTTCTGTCAACGATATTGTATGGAGATAAACAGAAGTCGCTATTATGAAATTTTCCCATTCGCGTTGGCATGTAAAGTCTACGGTCTTTCAGAGAGTGCTATTGCCGATATCGTTATTGAAGCCATAGCCGGAACCGCAGAAGAGTTGTCATCAGGTCAACTGTTCACTCTTACGGGAATTTTAGCTCTTCGGATTGATCAGGCCGAAGCTCTTGGAGTGCTCAGATTTGGACTGGATCTGTTTGATGATTTTCTGAAAGAGAATGATGGTGATGGTGTTTGGTCTGACGACCTTATTCCACCTTCGGATATCAATGGTGCGATAGCTGGTTATGTCTGGGCAGGTTTAGCTGCTCCCAGCAGTTCTCTCCGTTGGCAAGCAGCTCACGCTGTCCGGGGTCTTTGTTTCCTTGAACGCACTGACATTTTGAGGAGCCTGATACAGCTCGCTGAAAGAGGAACCGCAGGGCCTTTTGCAGATCATACACTGCATTTTTATAATTTACATGCGCGTCAATGGCTTCTTATCGCATTGGCACGAGCGGCAATGGAAAGCCCGGACAGTGTTATACCTTACACAGATTTTCTTGTGAAGATTGCGCTTGATGGTTCTCCGCATGTACTGATTCGAGACTTTGCGACAAAATCTTTACAAGCACTCAAACAAACTGGTCGTTGGATTGTTGACGATGAAACAAGCAAGAAGCTCCTTGCCGTAAACACTTCGAGTTTCCCGGTTCAGTTCACAAAAAGTTTTGAGAGAGTTAATGCACGACGAATGAACGGCCCAGAGAGCTCGAGAGATTGGGAATATTATTTTGGTATCGATATCGGGCCATATTGGTTTTCAAGACTTGGCGAATTGTTCGCGCTATCACAGAACGAAATTTCGAAAGACGTTGCCCATGTCATAGAGTTTGAGTGGGGATTAGTGTCTCGTGAAATATACAGAAACGACCAGAGGTTGAGCAAGAAGATCTATTCGTATGATGATACCAGTCATTCTCATGGGGATATTCCCAGAACAGACGACCTTCAGTTTTATTTAGCATATCATGGGATGATGACGGTGGCAGGAAAGCTATTACTCACCGATCCACTACACCAAAATCCTGACTATCCAGAAGACGATTTTCAAGACTGGCTTGGTGGCCACAATTTGACCCGGAAGGATGGACGTTGGCTTACTGACCGACGCGATCCTCAACCGCTTGAATGGCCGGATTGGAAGGATGAAAAAGATACCGATGAGTGGTCATGTTCAGTTCAAGTCGTTGATTTCGACAGGGTATTGGGAATTGGTCATGAGCGGCTAAATCTTTGGGGTTATTGGACAGCTATATCTCGAAAGCAGGAAGAGTCTGTTCGCATTAGCAGTGCTTTTGTGACTCGTGATCGATCGGATGCCCTTTTGCGAGCGCTTCAAACAACAACTAATTCTCATGACTACCGCATCCCGGATGCAGTTGATGACCTCCAGATAGATCAGGGAAGATATCAACTGAAGGGGTGGGTTTTGGACCGTGATCGAAGCAGTGGACTCGATGAATTTGATCCATGGTCTGGGGATATAAGATATCCACCTATCAAACCCGCAAAATTTGTCATTGAAGCACTGCCAATCGTTACTGACTTAGATGGAAGAGTTTGGACTAGAGAGGATAATGATCAAAATGTTATTTGGTGCGAAATATGGGGCCATCACCCAAACAAACAGGATGAAAATGGCGTCGAGGAAGGGCGACGACTGATCGTGGAACTTGGATATTTGACTGAATTGCTTAAGCTGGTTGACCGAGACCTGATAATAAAAGTTGCGGTCGACCGAAAAATTCTTCGCTCCAGATATGAACACAATAAAGAAACGAAGCCTGGATATGTCCCGCCTGACACAAGAATCTATCTTTTCAAATCCGATGGAAGAATCTGCACGGTTTGA
- the avs3b gene encoding AVAST type 3 anti-phage proein Avs3b — MSRLTQESIFSNPMEESARFDNILKLGKRFVEELGLDQSVDTLGRWMAHYVAELIHGAETAKEEDKDEKRSQCASAILELWDHHSTMPRGRRPFQDFEAILRALESLDPKNVESRYYWSVRNEAAKEQKNAESAAWLEITDEVDHTARLLIRFCLACAAQDDADKSMEWVTLAEAAGTTDVGYLPIIRFISNEVALTDEEVANDEDRKEIENRLKRLEEFTNLAQILSDRLRAKLDFTDNDALSSE, encoded by the coding sequence ATGTCCCGCCTGACACAAGAATCTATCTTTTCAAATCCGATGGAAGAATCTGCACGGTTTGATAATATCCTAAAGCTCGGAAAGCGGTTTGTCGAAGAACTTGGCCTTGACCAGTCAGTCGACACGCTCGGACGATGGATGGCGCACTATGTTGCAGAATTGATTCACGGTGCTGAAACCGCAAAAGAAGAAGATAAAGACGAAAAACGTTCTCAGTGTGCGAGTGCAATTCTCGAACTTTGGGATCACCATTCTACGATGCCGAGAGGCCGCCGACCGTTCCAAGACTTTGAAGCAATCCTGAGGGCACTTGAGAGCCTTGATCCAAAAAACGTAGAATCGAGATATTACTGGTCTGTTCGCAATGAAGCAGCCAAAGAACAAAAAAATGCTGAGAGTGCTGCTTGGCTCGAAATCACTGACGAGGTTGATCATACAGCAAGACTTCTTATCCGTTTTTGTTTGGCGTGCGCTGCTCAGGATGATGCTGACAAGTCCATGGAGTGGGTCACTCTTGCTGAGGCAGCGGGCACAACAGATGTAGGCTATCTGCCTATCATACGCTTTATTTCAAACGAAGTTGCTTTGACTGACGAAGAAGTTGCGAATGATGAGGACCGTAAGGAAATTGAGAACCGCCTCAAGCGATTGGAAGAATTTACGAATTTGGCACAGATTTTATCTGATCGCCTTCGAGCAAAGCTGGATTTCACCGACAATGACGCTTTGTCATCTGAATAG
- a CDS encoding IS1182 family transposase has translation MHSDFLVADRDSLYLLPPSVQEWLPANHLARFIVDIVAQLDLTPLRDAYAGRGCKAYDPAMLLTLLFYGYATGTFSSRKLELATYESIAVRYITGNSHPDHDTIANFRNRFLGELKPFFIQILSLAHEMNILKIGKISIDGTKIKANASKHQALSWGHACKIEKQLKEEVDSLLRQAELADQSTIPDGMSIPAELERREKRLEAIAKAKCEIERRAEERYEKEKAEHVAKLAERERKAQESGKKSRGKIPKAPEPGVKDRDQVNLTDEESRIMPVSGGGFMQAYNAQASVDLDTMLMVAVHVTQHTNDKLELQPAFDELKKLPAKLGKVEEATADAGYFSEKNVELCETEEIVPYIAAGRESHNQSLADRFSEPEPLAKDADAVTTMKHRLKTKDGKAFYARRKCTVEPVFGVIKSVLGFRQFLLRGIENVTGEWNLVGIAWNLKRLNVLRQIMA, from the coding sequence ATGCATTCAGACTTTCTTGTCGCCGATCGAGATTCGCTTTATCTTTTGCCACCATCCGTTCAGGAGTGGTTGCCGGCCAATCATCTTGCACGCTTTATTGTTGATATTGTTGCGCAGCTTGATCTTACTCCATTGAGAGACGCCTATGCAGGCAGAGGTTGCAAAGCCTATGATCCGGCGATGTTGCTGACTCTCTTGTTTTACGGTTATGCCACTGGAACGTTTTCAAGCAGAAAGCTGGAACTTGCCACTTATGAATCCATAGCGGTCCGCTATATCACCGGAAACAGTCATCCAGATCATGACACCATAGCAAATTTTCGGAACCGCTTTCTCGGCGAACTGAAACCCTTTTTTATCCAGATTTTGAGTCTTGCTCACGAAATGAACATCCTCAAGATCGGCAAGATCAGTATTGATGGCACCAAAATCAAAGCCAATGCTTCCAAACATCAGGCACTGAGTTGGGGGCATGCTTGCAAAATCGAAAAGCAGTTGAAAGAGGAAGTTGACTCCCTGCTTCGTCAGGCTGAACTTGCAGACCAGTCAACAATTCCTGACGGGATGAGTATTCCTGCAGAGCTTGAGCGCCGTGAAAAAAGGCTTGAAGCTATTGCCAAGGCAAAGTGTGAGATTGAACGCCGGGCTGAGGAGCGATACGAAAAAGAAAAAGCTGAACATGTGGCAAAACTGGCAGAGCGTGAACGGAAAGCGCAAGAGAGCGGCAAGAAAAGTAGAGGCAAAATACCGAAAGCACCAGAGCCGGGAGTGAAGGATCGCGACCAGGTTAATTTGACGGACGAGGAGTCAAGAATCATGCCGGTATCGGGCGGTGGATTCATGCAGGCCTATAACGCTCAGGCGAGTGTTGATCTCGACACCATGCTGATGGTCGCAGTTCACGTCACCCAACATACAAACGATAAACTTGAGCTCCAGCCAGCTTTTGATGAGCTAAAAAAACTACCTGCAAAGCTGGGAAAAGTAGAGGAGGCAACTGCTGACGCCGGATATTTCAGCGAAAAGAATGTTGAGCTTTGTGAAACAGAAGAGATAGTCCCCTACATTGCGGCTGGACGAGAATCACATAATCAGTCACTTGCTGACCGATTCAGCGAACCAGAGCCATTAGCAAAAGATGCTGATGCGGTAACAACAATGAAACACCGCTTGAAAACAAAGGATGGAAAGGCATTCTATGCACGCCGCAAATGTACGGTTGAACCGGTGTTTGGTGTCATAAAATCAGTGCTGGGCTTCCGGCAGTTCTTGCTCAGAGGCATAGAAAATGTCACAGGGGAATGGAATCTTGTCGGTATTGCGTGGAATCTGAAGCGATTGAATGTGTTACGCCAGATAATGGCCTGA
- a CDS encoding recombinase family protein, whose translation MTEVIDTTSLGGCTMMQIVGTFAKFERVMLRKRKRNGLGAARKQGHVGGRRTKVHITTTEKDHPFLLKSGQKTAADAAKFFNVHSATLS comes from the coding sequence CTGACAGAAGTCATAGACACGACTTCGCTCGGTGGTTGTACGATGATGCAAATAGTAGGAACATTTGCGAAGTTCGAGCGGGTAATGCTACGAAAGCGCAAGCGCAATGGTTTGGGTGCCGCACGCAAACAAGGTCATGTTGGAGGTCGCCGGACCAAAGTTCACATCACAACAACAGAAAAAGATCATCCGTTTTTGTTAAAGTCAGGACAGAAAACCGCAGCGGATGCCGCAAAATTTTTTAATGTCCATTCAGCTACGCTATCATGA
- the istB gene encoding IS21-like element helper ATPase IstB — protein MRERINVPKTYIFRLSYSDFALTLLETEISCRRKAHLERRRKAANLPLLHDLDHYDSGVQNGISQVQLRQLRQLLWLDQNYNLILIGPSGTGKSYLAGGLCHEALKLGYHALFRTMDELIQTIRFKEVTTAAAREYKRLVHAHLLVIDDIMMFPLEKSVAVGLFQLINQLHEKTSFIITTNKNPKEWAEMLGDEVLATALLDRLLYKCEVIKLTGKSYRLEHRTTIFEQQQPAEGGATRKKKQLSLQKVVVNHAEMT, from the coding sequence TTGAGGGAACGGATCAACGTCCCGAAGACTTATATCTTCAGACTTTCCTATAGCGATTTTGCGCTGACCCTGCTCGAAACTGAAATCTCCTGCCGACGGAAAGCTCATCTTGAACGGCGCCGGAAAGCAGCCAACCTGCCGTTGCTCCATGACCTTGATCATTATGACTCGGGAGTGCAGAACGGGATCAGCCAAGTCCAGCTCCGGCAGTTACGGCAACTCCTCTGGCTCGACCAGAACTACAACCTGATCCTTATCGGGCCAAGCGGCACCGGCAAAAGCTATCTTGCCGGCGGGCTCTGCCATGAAGCCCTCAAACTCGGTTATCACGCACTGTTCCGGACTATGGATGAGCTCATCCAGACCATCAGGTTCAAAGAAGTTACAACGGCGGCTGCAAGGGAGTACAAGCGATTAGTGCATGCGCACCTGCTGGTTATCGACGATATCATGATGTTCCCGCTTGAAAAAAGTGTAGCTGTCGGCCTGTTCCAGCTCATCAACCAGCTGCATGAAAAGACATCATTCATCATTACCACCAACAAAAACCCGAAAGAGTGGGCAGAGATGCTTGGCGACGAGGTTCTTGCTACGGCGCTGCTTGATCGGCTGCTCTACAAATGCGAAGTCATCAAACTTACCGGTAAAAGCTACCGGCTCGAACACCGGACAACCATCTTCGAACAACAGCAACCGGCGGAAGGAGGCGCCACCCGCAAAAAAAAGCAACTATCGCTTCAAAAAGTCGTAGTAAATCATGCCGAAATGACGTAA
- a CDS encoding nucleotidyltransferase substrate binding protein: MSNQDIRWIQRYRHYVQVFGQLDRAVELARQRPLTELEQQGLIQSFEYTHELAWNTLKDFLENKGVQPLYGSKDTTREAFKRGLIADGEIWMQMINSRNLTSHTYNQEIADEIAQAIRNHYHAVYRKLLHTLEPLTSERPE; this comes from the coding sequence ATGAGCAATCAGGATATCCGCTGGATTCAGCGTTACAGACATTACGTTCAGGTGTTCGGGCAGCTCGACAGGGCCGTTGAACTTGCACGGCAGCGTCCGTTGACCGAACTTGAACAGCAGGGCCTGATCCAGTCTTTCGAGTACACTCACGAGTTGGCCTGGAATACCTTGAAGGATTTTCTGGAAAACAAGGGCGTTCAGCCGCTTTATGGATCGAAAGATACGACCAGGGAGGCCTTCAAACGGGGATTGATCGCAGATGGTGAGATCTGGATGCAGATGATCAACAGCCGGAATCTGACATCACATACCTATAATCAGGAAATTGCCGATGAAATAGCACAGGCAATCCGCAATCATTACCATGCCGTCTACCGCAAGCTTCTTCATACGCTTGAACCGCTTACAAGTGAGAGGCCGGAATGA
- a CDS encoding nucleotidyltransferase domain-containing protein encodes MKYGLDDTTIARIHGVIARYGQVDKAILYGSRAKGNYRAGSDIDLTLVGNHDLNLTVLYRIMDDIDDLLLPYTFDISLLHSISDPDVLDHIKRVGKVFYEKTQTNQFV; translated from the coding sequence ATGAAATATGGACTCGATGATACGACCATTGCGCGCATTCATGGCGTGATTGCGCGCTACGGGCAGGTTGACAAAGCCATACTTTACGGTTCCAGAGCCAAAGGAAATTACAGGGCAGGATCGGATATCGATCTGACTCTCGTTGGTAACCATGATCTGAACCTGACCGTTCTGTATCGGATAATGGATGATATTGATGATCTGCTCCTGCCTTATACATTCGATATTTCACTATTGCACTCCATTTCCGATCCGGATGTGCTCGATCACATAAAAAGGGTCGGCAAGGTGTTTTACGAGAAAACACAGACAAACCAGTTCGTCTGA
- a CDS encoding pyridoxamine 5'-phosphate oxidase family protein: MVPEKLLEIMKQDGVVAIATLGKDGPHMVNTWNSYLRISSDGRLFIPAGYMHRTEANIADNPNVLITLGSSKVKGLHGEGAGYLIKGKATFITSGPDFDFMQATFNWLRATLAVTIDSATQTW, encoded by the coding sequence ATGGTCCCGGAAAAACTGCTGGAAATTATGAAACAGGATGGGGTTGTTGCCATTGCGACACTCGGAAAGGATGGGCCGCATATGGTCAACACCTGGAATAGCTACCTCAGAATATCATCAGATGGACGGCTGTTCATTCCTGCAGGCTACATGCATAGGACGGAGGCGAACATTGCCGACAACCCGAATGTGCTCATTACGCTGGGAAGCAGCAAGGTTAAGGGCCTGCATGGGGAAGGCGCCGGGTATTTGATCAAGGGAAAGGCGACCTTCATAACATCCGGGCCTGATTTTGATTTCATGCAAGCAACGTTCAACTGGCTGCGAGCCACCCTTGCCGTTACCATCGATTCTGCTACTCAAACCTGGTGA